The Lichenihabitans psoromatis genome contains a region encoding:
- a CDS encoding phytochelatin synthase family protein — protein MSPFLSRLLLCWVLSTTGVSAETLALPTRLIDLSSDQGEALLLETKPLDAYLPISVAFETQKTQAYCGVASIVMTLNALKTPAPSSPPYQPYAVFTQDNVLDQRTEAVLPRDVLARQGMTLDQLGGLLALHPLLVEVHHAVSGGLDTFRKTAGDYLSTRGHVVIVNYLRKSLDQERGGHISPLAAYDAKADRFLILDVARYKYPPVWVTASDLFDAMNTIDADNDGKTRGYVLVANGAGAQR, from the coding sequence GTGTCACCATTCTTAAGCCGTTTGCTTCTCTGCTGGGTGCTGTCGACGACCGGCGTGTCGGCGGAAACGCTGGCGCTTCCGACCCGGCTCATCGATCTTTCGTCTGATCAGGGGGAGGCTCTGCTTCTCGAGACGAAGCCTCTCGATGCCTACCTGCCGATCAGCGTCGCCTTCGAGACGCAAAAAACGCAGGCCTATTGCGGTGTCGCCAGTATCGTCATGACGCTCAACGCGCTGAAAACGCCCGCGCCCAGCAGCCCGCCCTACCAACCCTATGCCGTCTTCACGCAAGATAACGTGCTCGACCAAAGGACCGAAGCGGTGCTGCCGCGCGACGTGCTGGCCCGCCAGGGTATGACACTCGATCAACTCGGCGGCCTCTTGGCCCTGCATCCCTTGCTCGTCGAGGTGCATCATGCGGTGTCCGGCGGCCTCGACACGTTTCGCAAAACAGCCGGCGATTATCTTTCGACCAGAGGGCATGTGGTCATCGTCAACTATTTGCGAAAATCGCTGGATCAGGAGCGGGGCGGCCACATTTCGCCACTGGCGGCTTATGACGCGAAGGCGGATCGCTTTCTCATCTTGGATGTTGCGCGCTACAAATATCCGCCCGTATGGGTCACGGCATCAGACCTGTTCGACGCCATGAATACGATCGATGCCGATAATGACGGCAAGACCCGAGGCTATGTGCTCGTGGCGAACGGAGCCGGGGCGCAGCGCTGA
- a CDS encoding ABC transporter ATP-binding protein → MSLAPRQEAVIASSTKGVSIAVDRIGKSFEGTHVLSGLSLHVPAGQFLAIVGRSGSGKSTLLRLICGLDQPTTGRLTFDGGPAQPGSARIMFQEPRLLPWARVLDNVAIGLKAEVPRQAGRSLAIDALRAVGLEARAQDWPTVLSGGQKQRVALARALVSRPGLLLLDEPLGALDALTRLEMQTLLADVWTTQGFTAVLVTHDVAEAVRLADRIIVLQDGAVTLDVFNAAPRPRSTRHVEALDLEERLLTQLMST, encoded by the coding sequence ATGAGCCTTGCTCCACGGCAGGAGGCAGTTATCGCCTCGTCCACCAAGGGTGTGTCGATCGCGGTGGACCGGATCGGCAAGAGCTTCGAGGGTACCCATGTCCTGTCGGGGCTATCCTTGCACGTTCCGGCAGGACAGTTCCTGGCCATCGTCGGACGCAGCGGCTCGGGCAAGAGCACCTTGCTGCGACTGATCTGCGGGCTCGATCAGCCTACCACAGGACGGCTGACCTTCGACGGCGGCCCCGCCCAGCCCGGCAGCGCCCGCATCATGTTTCAGGAGCCGCGCCTGCTGCCTTGGGCTCGCGTGCTCGATAATGTCGCGATCGGCCTCAAGGCCGAGGTCCCGCGGCAGGCCGGCCGAAGCCTCGCGATCGACGCACTCCGGGCGGTCGGGCTCGAGGCGCGCGCCCAGGATTGGCCAACCGTTCTCTCCGGCGGGCAAAAGCAGCGGGTCGCGCTAGCCCGGGCGCTGGTCAGCCGCCCTGGCCTGCTGCTGCTGGACGAGCCGCTCGGAGCGCTCGATGCCTTGACGCGGCTCGAAATGCAGACGTTGCTCGCCGATGTCTGGACCACACAGGGTTTTACGGCCGTGCTGGTGACCCATGACGTGGCCGAGGCTGTTCGGCTGGCCGATCGCATCATCGTGCTGCAAGATGGCGCCGTCACGCTCGATGTTTTCAACGCTGCGCCGCGGCCGCGCTCGACCCGGCATGTCGAGGCGCTTGATCTCGAGGAGCGGTTGCTGACGCAACTCATGTCGACCTGA
- a CDS encoding ABC transporter permease subunit → MSNRSRALGVIEVRPFRQSGSGVPLAVGNVASHLQGWLVPAVLLLAWQLASQFGFVPETILPRPSAVLMTAWKTTLTGELPANMAVSFLRAITGFVVGGSIGFILGLSNGLSRLSYRLTDTTLQMLRNVPHLALIPLVILWFGIGESAKLFLVALGVFFPVYLNTLHGVRSVDPQLIEMGRSYGMSLPTLFRRVIFRGALPSIFVGIRFGLGIMWLTLIVAETIAAQSGLGYMAMQAREFMQTDIVVMAIVIYALLGKLADEAATLVERLCMPWRASSASSAP, encoded by the coding sequence ATGAGCAACAGGTCCAGGGCTCTTGGCGTGATCGAGGTGAGGCCATTTCGCCAATCCGGCTCAGGCGTTCCGTTGGCGGTCGGGAATGTCGCGTCGCACCTGCAAGGCTGGTTGGTCCCGGCCGTGCTGCTCCTCGCGTGGCAGCTCGCCAGCCAATTCGGCTTCGTGCCCGAAACGATCCTACCGCGCCCCTCTGCGGTACTCATGACGGCCTGGAAGACGACCCTGACGGGTGAGCTTCCGGCCAATATGGCGGTCAGCTTTCTGCGAGCCATCACGGGATTCGTGGTTGGCGGCAGTATCGGTTTCATACTCGGCTTGTCGAACGGCCTATCCCGCCTCAGCTATCGGCTCACCGACACGACTCTGCAGATGCTTCGGAACGTGCCGCATCTGGCGCTGATCCCGCTGGTCATCCTGTGGTTCGGCATCGGCGAATCCGCTAAGCTTTTCCTGGTGGCGCTCGGGGTCTTTTTCCCGGTCTACCTGAACACGCTCCATGGTGTCCGCTCGGTCGATCCGCAATTGATCGAGATGGGCCGGAGCTATGGCATGTCGCTCCCGACGCTGTTTCGACGCGTCATTTTTCGCGGCGCTCTCCCCTCGATCTTCGTCGGGATCCGCTTCGGCCTCGGCATCATGTGGCTAACCCTGATCGTCGCCGAAACCATCGCGGCTCAATCCGGCCTCGGCTACATGGCCATGCAGGCGCGGGAATTCATGCAGACCGACATCGTCGTCATGGCGATCGTGATCTATGCGCTTCTGGGCAAGCTGGCCGACGAGGCCGCAACACTGGTCGAGCGCCTCTGCATGCCGTGGCGCGCCTCGTCCGCGTCGAGCGCGCCATGA
- a CDS encoding sulfonate ABC transporter substrate-binding protein: protein MLGHVRFVAAMVVGAATLLCGVSAHAADPVVRIGYQKYGTLILLKSRGELDAKLKAIGYGVTWTEFPAGPQLLEGLNAGAIDIGATGEAPPIFAQAAGVPIVYVASEPPAPLGEAILVPKDSTIRAVSDLKGKSVALNKGSNVHYLLVKALEKAGVAYTDIKPVFLAPADARAAFERGSVDAWAIWDPYYAAGQAGTGARTLVTGTDLVPNAQFYLASKTFAANNAKAIDVVIAALDDTDQWVSAHQAEAAAQLSDAIHIPASIIATALGRQSYGVARITTGVAAEQQKVADAFAILVLLPKSVSIADAIATPVP, encoded by the coding sequence ATGCTCGGACATGTGCGTTTCGTCGCCGCGATGGTGGTTGGAGCCGCTACTCTGCTCTGCGGGGTTTCGGCCCATGCCGCCGATCCGGTGGTGCGGATCGGCTATCAAAAATATGGAACGTTGATCCTGCTGAAATCGAGGGGTGAACTCGATGCGAAGCTGAAGGCGATCGGCTACGGCGTGACCTGGACCGAGTTTCCAGCGGGACCGCAACTGCTCGAAGGGCTGAATGCGGGCGCGATCGATATCGGTGCGACCGGCGAGGCACCGCCCATTTTCGCGCAGGCCGCCGGTGTGCCGATCGTCTATGTGGCGAGCGAGCCGCCCGCGCCATTGGGTGAAGCGATCCTGGTTCCGAAAGACAGCACGATCCGCGCCGTCTCGGATCTCAAGGGCAAGTCGGTGGCGCTCAACAAGGGGTCGAACGTCCATTATCTGCTGGTCAAGGCGCTCGAAAAGGCCGGCGTCGCCTACACGGACATCAAGCCGGTGTTCCTGGCCCCCGCCGATGCGCGGGCCGCTTTCGAGCGCGGCTCCGTCGACGCCTGGGCGATTTGGGATCCCTATTATGCGGCTGGACAGGCCGGCACGGGCGCCAGGACTCTGGTGACCGGGACCGATCTCGTCCCGAACGCACAATTCTACCTCGCGTCGAAGACCTTTGCGGCCAACAACGCGAAGGCGATCGACGTGGTGATCGCGGCTCTCGACGACACCGACCAATGGGTGAGTGCGCACCAGGCCGAGGCCGCGGCGCAATTGAGCGACGCGATTCATATTCCGGCTTCGATCATTGCGACTGCGCTTGGCCGACAAAGCTATGGCGTCGCTCGCATCACGACGGGAGTCGCGGCCGAGCAACAGAAGGTGGCCGACGCCTTCGCGATATTGGTGTTGCTGCCGAAGTCCGTCAGCATCGCCGACGCGATCGCGACGCCGGTTCCTTGA
- a CDS encoding lytic murein transglycosylase, with product MRQRTGRLIRETPLFVAACALTLLFPFAGVAAAASMAQPATVAIDSTTFQAFLEGIWPEAQSRGVSRAVFDATFAAMTPDAALAPLTRSQPEFAKPIGAYLASQVTPARVAAGNAEGARWASDLSAIENRYGVPRSILVAVWGLETNYGASTGRKDVVRSLATLAAMNYRPTLYRAELLACLDLLQKGDVRRQDLVGSWAGAMGQPQFMPSSFVKYAVDQDGDGRRDIWGSVPDTLASIANFLRQQGYRPDRPWGFEVKLPQGLDVAIGRGSFADWAARGVTRADGSPLQSPGDAVLFFPAGASGPAFLVTENFEVLKTYNFSDAYVLSVAQLADRMEGGATIKAAWPTAVPMSRPDRIALQTRLVALGFPVDNREGRISLALRDTIRLAQARVKMVPDGNPTSALLRALSSQ from the coding sequence ATGCGACAGAGAACCGGCCGCCTCATTCGCGAGACACCCCTCTTCGTGGCCGCTTGTGCACTGACCCTGCTGTTTCCCTTTGCTGGCGTGGCCGCAGCCGCATCGATGGCGCAACCCGCAACAGTGGCAATCGACTCGACGACCTTTCAGGCGTTTCTCGAGGGAATTTGGCCGGAGGCTCAGAGCCGGGGTGTTTCGCGCGCGGTTTTTGACGCCACCTTCGCGGCCATGACGCCGGATGCCGCGCTGGCACCGCTGACCCGCTCGCAACCCGAATTCGCCAAACCGATCGGCGCGTATCTCGCGTCGCAAGTCACGCCAGCGCGGGTCGCGGCCGGCAACGCTGAGGGGGCCCGCTGGGCCAGCGATCTCAGCGCGATCGAGAACCGCTACGGTGTACCGCGATCCATTCTGGTGGCGGTCTGGGGCCTCGAAACCAACTATGGCGCGTCGACCGGGCGCAAGGATGTGGTGCGTTCGCTGGCGACGTTGGCGGCCATGAACTACCGGCCGACACTGTATCGGGCCGAACTGCTGGCTTGCCTCGACCTGCTCCAAAAGGGCGACGTGCGGCGGCAGGATCTCGTCGGATCCTGGGCCGGTGCGATGGGGCAACCGCAATTCATGCCTTCGAGCTTCGTCAAATATGCGGTCGATCAGGACGGCGACGGCCGCCGGGATATCTGGGGGAGCGTGCCCGATACGCTCGCCTCCATCGCAAATTTTCTGCGTCAGCAGGGGTATAGACCCGACCGGCCCTGGGGCTTCGAGGTGAAGCTGCCGCAGGGGCTGGATGTTGCGATCGGCCGAGGCAGCTTTGCGGACTGGGCCGCGCGCGGCGTCACGCGCGCCGACGGCTCGCCGCTCCAAAGCCCGGGCGACGCCGTCTTGTTCTTTCCGGCGGGCGCATCGGGACCCGCCTTCCTCGTGACCGAGAATTTCGAGGTGCTGAAGACCTATAACTTCTCCGACGCCTATGTGCTGAGCGTCGCGCAATTGGCAGACCGCATGGAGGGCGGCGCGACCATCAAGGCCGCTTGGCCGACGGCCGTACCCATGTCGCGGCCGGATCGGATCGCCCTTCAGACGCGCCTCGTCGCTCTCGGCTTTCCGGTCGATAACCGCGAAGGCCGGATCAGTCTTGCCTTGCGGGACACGATCCGGCTGGCACAGGCCCGCGTCAAGATGGTGCCGGACGGCAACCCGACGAGCGCATTGCTCCGCGCCCTGTCGAGCCAGTAG
- a CDS encoding lactonase family protein, whose protein sequence is MMVVGSLNRDTPYFGTAAGVGLSVFRFDSAVGTAELLCEERGIDNPTYLSAKAATGCIYAGSEVFGWHEGTVTAFRFDAETNRLDYINKQPSLGSTTAHTGLDPDGHHVLAANYALAPAGEGPDRAVVIFPVRPDGGLGAPISSIRHVGQGPNAERQERSHAHCILPSPDGRFAIVADLGLDRLFSYRLSEGHLSEPAAASLALTPGSGPRHFLFHPNGGIALLVGELDSTLTSLRYEAETGTFQTIETVPMLPPDFTGPSDAADLQLHPAGFVYASNRGHDSIVIHKLDADTGDLTSVGHHPCGGHIPRNLAIDPTGEFLLVANQKSDRISIFRIDAASGTLSDHGSLTHGTPMCIKFMV, encoded by the coding sequence ATGATGGTAGTCGGCAGCCTCAATCGTGACACGCCGTATTTCGGCACCGCGGCTGGCGTCGGATTGTCCGTGTTCCGCTTCGATTCGGCGGTCGGCACGGCCGAGTTACTCTGCGAGGAGCGTGGGATCGACAATCCGACCTACCTCTCCGCAAAGGCCGCCACCGGCTGCATCTATGCCGGTTCGGAAGTGTTTGGCTGGCACGAGGGAACCGTCACGGCTTTCCGCTTCGACGCGGAGACTAACCGCCTCGATTATATCAACAAGCAACCGAGCCTTGGGAGCACCACGGCGCATACCGGCCTCGACCCGGACGGGCACCATGTGCTGGCCGCCAATTATGCGCTGGCGCCAGCCGGGGAAGGGCCGGATCGTGCCGTTGTGATATTCCCGGTCCGCCCGGATGGCGGCCTCGGCGCGCCGATATCCAGCATTCGCCATGTGGGGCAGGGGCCGAATGCCGAGCGTCAGGAGCGGTCGCACGCGCATTGCATTCTGCCGAGCCCGGACGGCCGTTTCGCAATCGTGGCCGATCTCGGTCTCGATCGTCTGTTCTCCTATCGGCTATCGGAGGGACACTTGTCGGAACCGGCCGCCGCGAGCCTTGCGCTGACGCCGGGCTCCGGGCCACGCCATTTCCTGTTCCACCCCAACGGGGGCATCGCGCTTCTCGTCGGCGAACTCGACTCGACCCTGACGTCGCTGCGCTACGAGGCCGAGACGGGCACGTTCCAGACGATCGAGACCGTGCCGATGCTGCCGCCCGATTTTACCGGGCCGAGCGACGCCGCCGATCTGCAACTGCATCCGGCCGGTTTCGTCTATGCGTCTAACCGGGGCCACGACAGCATCGTCATCCATAAGCTGGACGCGGATACCGGCGATCTCACTAGTGTTGGCCACCATCCGTGCGGCGGGCATATTCCGCGCAACCTCGCGATCGACCCCACCGGGGAGTTCCTTCTCGTCGCCAACCAGAAGAGCGACCGCATCTCGATCTTCCGCATCGATGCAGCGAGCGGGACCTTGTCGGATCATGGCTCCCTCACGCACGGCACGCCGATGTGCATCAAGTTCATGGTCTAG
- a CDS encoding YidH family protein has translation MIERYSDHAANERTFLAWVRTAISIMAFGFLVEKFDLFLEIASKSLAGRPLSVSGQATGNVAGLILIALGGATMILATIRYRKTARDIDSADVRPGSGARLDVALAAMLVLLGATLFVYLVYTVVV, from the coding sequence ATGATCGAGCGATACAGCGACCATGCGGCCAACGAGCGAACGTTTCTGGCCTGGGTCCGAACCGCCATATCGATCATGGCGTTCGGATTTCTGGTCGAGAAATTCGACCTCTTCCTTGAGATCGCGAGCAAGTCGTTGGCGGGCCGCCCCCTTTCGGTGAGCGGCCAGGCTACCGGCAACGTCGCGGGTCTGATTCTGATCGCGCTCGGCGGCGCGACCATGATCCTGGCGACGATCCGCTACCGGAAGACGGCCCGCGACATCGACAGCGCGGACGTCCGGCCGGGGAGCGGAGCGAGGCTCGATGTCGCGCTCGCGGCGATGCTCGTGTTGCTCGGGGCGACCTTGTTCGTCTACCTCGTCTACACCGTCGTGGTGTGA
- the treZ gene encoding malto-oligosyltrehalose trehalohydrolase yields the protein MTHPLPRRFPIGAELVPDGVSFRVWAPSHQRVSVVLDGGEHPLAADQDGYFAGTLAGLAAGARYRFRLDDDAMLYPDPASRFQPERPTGPSQVIDPAAFGWTDQAWTGLTINGQVLYEMHIGTFTPEGTWAAAAKKLPFLKDVGITVVNMMPVNDFQGRFGWGYDGVDLFAPTRLYGEPDDLRAFVDAAHSIGLGVILDVVYNHIGPDGNFLNTFAKDYFTDRHKTDWGEALNYDGPNAHGMRDLTISNAAYWIAEYHFDGLRLDATQNIYDDSADHVVAALGRAARSAAGSRSIIIVAENEPQNTDLVRPAEAGGFGLDAVWNDDLHHSAMVAATGRSEFYYKDYEGSPQELISAAKYGYLFQGQIYGASGEARGTPALDLNPDAFVTFTQNHDQVANSARGLRLHQVTSPATARAITAFSILMPGTPMLFQGQEFWASAPFRYFADHHPDLAKLVRAGRHQYLAQFPSLATPASQAQLPDPESLKTFEICKLDWSEVERNAEILDMHRDLLRLRRDDRAFNSHHRPAADGAVLAPHAFLVRFLERDGDDRLMIVNLGRDLNRPGFSEPLVAPPRGKAWAVQWSSEDPAYGGTGTPDVETAKGWHIPGQCAIVMRPVDPKAASSMPIDPPSSPDDRTGKAAPQT from the coding sequence ATGACTCATCCCCTTCCGCGACGGTTTCCGATTGGGGCGGAACTCGTGCCGGATGGCGTGTCGTTCCGGGTCTGGGCGCCATCGCACCAGCGTGTGTCGGTGGTGCTCGATGGTGGCGAGCATCCGCTCGCGGCCGACCAGGACGGCTACTTTGCCGGAACGCTCGCGGGCCTCGCGGCTGGCGCGCGCTACCGGTTCCGGCTCGACGATGATGCCATGCTATATCCCGATCCCGCCTCGCGCTTTCAGCCTGAGCGCCCGACGGGACCCTCGCAGGTCATCGATCCCGCAGCTTTCGGCTGGACCGATCAGGCGTGGACCGGCCTGACCATCAATGGTCAGGTGCTGTACGAAATGCATATCGGCACCTTCACGCCAGAGGGAACCTGGGCCGCCGCCGCCAAGAAGCTGCCGTTCCTCAAGGATGTCGGCATCACGGTCGTCAACATGATGCCGGTCAACGACTTTCAGGGCCGCTTCGGTTGGGGCTACGACGGCGTCGACCTGTTCGCGCCGACCCGTCTATACGGCGAGCCCGACGACCTCAGAGCGTTTGTCGACGCGGCGCACAGCATCGGCCTCGGCGTGATCCTCGACGTCGTCTACAACCACATCGGACCCGACGGGAATTTCCTCAACACCTTTGCCAAGGACTACTTCACGGATCGGCATAAGACTGATTGGGGCGAAGCGCTGAATTACGACGGACCCAACGCCCATGGCATGCGCGATCTCACGATCAGCAACGCGGCCTATTGGATCGCCGAATATCATTTCGACGGTCTTCGCCTCGACGCGACACAGAACATCTACGACGATTCCGCCGATCACGTCGTCGCGGCGCTGGGTCGAGCGGCCCGGTCCGCGGCCGGATCACGATCGATCATCATCGTGGCCGAGAACGAGCCGCAGAACACCGATCTTGTTCGTCCCGCCGAGGCGGGCGGCTTCGGGCTCGACGCGGTGTGGAACGACGATCTGCATCATTCGGCGATGGTGGCGGCCACGGGACGGAGCGAATTCTACTATAAGGATTACGAGGGCAGTCCGCAGGAGCTGATCTCGGCCGCCAAATACGGTTATCTGTTCCAAGGCCAGATCTACGGCGCCTCCGGGGAGGCGCGGGGCACCCCGGCGCTCGACCTCAACCCCGACGCCTTCGTGACCTTCACGCAGAACCACGACCAGGTCGCCAATTCGGCTCGTGGTTTGCGTCTGCATCAGGTGACGAGCCCGGCCACGGCCCGCGCCATCACGGCTTTTTCGATCCTGATGCCCGGCACGCCGATGCTATTTCAAGGGCAGGAATTCTGGGCCTCGGCGCCGTTTCGCTATTTTGCCGATCACCATCCCGACCTCGCCAAATTGGTGCGGGCCGGACGGCATCAGTATCTGGCGCAGTTTCCAAGCCTCGCGACGCCGGCCAGTCAGGCCCAATTGCCCGATCCAGAATCGCTGAAGACCTTCGAGATCTGCAAGCTCGATTGGAGCGAGGTGGAGCGCAATGCCGAAATTCTCGACATGCACCGCGACCTGTTGCGGCTGCGGCGCGACGACCGGGCCTTCAACTCGCATCACCGCCCGGCGGCCGATGGCGCCGTTCTGGCCCCCCATGCTTTTCTGGTGCGTTTTTTGGAGCGGGACGGAGACGACCGGCTGATGATCGTCAATCTCGGCCGCGACCTCAACCGGCCGGGCTTTTCGGAACCGCTCGTGGCACCTCCGCGCGGCAAGGCCTGGGCGGTCCAGTGGTCGAGCGAAGACCCTGCTTATGGAGGGACAGGCACCCCTGACGTCGAGACCGCGAAAGGCTGGCATATTCCCGGCCAGTGCGCGATCGTGATGCGGCCCGTCGATCCGAAGGCAGCTTCGAGCATGCCGATCGACCCGCCGAGTTCTCCGGATGACCGGACCGGCAAGGCCGCGCCGCAGACCTGA
- the dhaL gene encoding dihydroxyacetone kinase subunit DhaL gives MADSVDLKAAGPILDDMVTAIVAHAAYLSELDGATGDGDHGVNMSKGFRMTGQKLAASPQSLGDGFATLAETLLDEIGGSMGPLYGSFFLDMSTFLKGKTSLDRDDFGRMLHKGIAAVTDLGEAKPGDKSLVDVLAPASAAFDAAAARGETFAACLTALETAADAGFESTRDMVAKIGRASRLGERSRGFHDAGAASCRLLLRALAEGLKQRL, from the coding sequence ATGGCCGACAGCGTCGATCTCAAAGCCGCCGGACCCATCCTCGACGATATGGTCACGGCCATTGTGGCCCATGCGGCCTATCTCAGCGAACTCGATGGGGCGACCGGCGACGGGGACCATGGCGTCAACATGAGCAAGGGTTTCCGCATGACGGGCCAGAAGCTCGCGGCATCGCCGCAGAGCCTCGGCGATGGCTTCGCGACCTTGGCCGAAACGTTGCTGGACGAGATCGGTGGATCGATGGGGCCGCTCTACGGCAGCTTCTTCCTCGACATGTCGACCTTCCTGAAGGGCAAGACGAGCCTCGACCGGGACGACTTCGGGCGAATGCTGCACAAGGGCATCGCGGCCGTGACCGATCTCGGCGAAGCCAAACCGGGCGACAAATCGCTGGTGGACGTGCTCGCCCCGGCTTCGGCCGCGTTCGATGCGGCGGCGGCGCGCGGCGAGACCTTCGCGGCTTGCCTCACGGCGCTCGAGACGGCCGCCGATGCGGGCTTTGAATCGACCCGCGACATGGTGGCGAAGATCGGCCGGGCCAGCCGCCTCGGCGAACGGTCGCGCGGCTTCCACGATGCGGGCGCGGCCTCCTGCCGGCTGCTGCTGCGTGCCTTGGCCGAGGGGCTGAAGCAACGATTGTAA
- a CDS encoding dihydroxyacetone kinase subunit DhaK, whose product MNRIINDPDNVVEDALVGLTAAHADLLARTSHNRVIRAVAVPQQGRVGIVTGGGSGHEPAFVGFVGPGLVDAVAIGEVFASPTARAFEAAFKAADGGRGVACLYGNYAGDNMNVKMAVRLAEREGLTVKTVVANDDAASAPVDQRSKRRGVAGEVFMWKAAAALAAEGADLDAVIAVAQKAIDNTRSVGIGLSACTIPAAGKPNFIIKDGEMEVGIGHHGEPGIAVMPTKPAKDMAALMLDTIVPDLPFERGDEVAVLVSGLGATPVMELYILYGHVVEILASHGITIRHRFIGNYFTSLEMMGASITVTRLDAELDRLIAAPAHSIGLTVTGAQ is encoded by the coding sequence ATGAACCGGATCATCAACGATCCCGATAACGTCGTCGAGGATGCGCTCGTCGGCCTCACGGCAGCGCATGCGGATCTTCTCGCCCGCACCAGCCATAACCGGGTCATCCGCGCCGTCGCGGTCCCGCAGCAGGGCCGCGTCGGCATTGTGACGGGCGGCGGATCGGGCCACGAGCCCGCTTTCGTCGGCTTCGTCGGCCCGGGGCTCGTCGATGCCGTCGCGATCGGCGAGGTTTTCGCATCCCCGACCGCCCGCGCCTTCGAGGCTGCCTTCAAGGCGGCGGATGGCGGGCGCGGCGTCGCTTGCCTCTATGGCAATTACGCCGGCGACAACATGAACGTCAAAATGGCGGTACGGCTGGCCGAACGCGAGGGGCTGACCGTCAAGACCGTCGTGGCCAATGACGACGCGGCCTCGGCCCCGGTGGACCAGCGATCAAAGCGGCGCGGCGTGGCCGGCGAGGTGTTCATGTGGAAAGCGGCGGCGGCGCTGGCCGCTGAGGGCGCCGATCTCGACGCCGTGATCGCGGTCGCCCAGAAGGCGATCGACAACACCCGCAGCGTCGGCATCGGCCTGTCGGCGTGCACGATCCCGGCCGCTGGCAAGCCGAATTTCATCATCAAGGACGGCGAAATGGAGGTCGGTATCGGCCATCATGGCGAGCCGGGCATCGCGGTGATGCCGACCAAGCCCGCCAAGGATATGGCGGCCCTGATGCTCGACACCATCGTGCCGGACCTACCGTTCGAGCGCGGCGACGAGGTTGCGGTGCTGGTCTCGGGCCTCGGCGCGACGCCCGTCATGGAGCTCTACATCCTCTATGGGCACGTCGTCGAAATCCTGGCGAGCCATGGGATCACGATCCGGCATCGCTTCATCGGCAATTACTTCACCTCGCTCGAGATGATGGGCGCCTCGATCACCGTGACGCGGCTCGATGCGGAACTCGACCGCCTGATCGCCGCCCCGGCGCATTCGATCGGCTTGACCGTGACAGGAGCTCAATAA
- a CDS encoding SDR family oxidoreductase produces MSDDFTFDKAFSLTGKTAVVTGGASGIGLAIATLFAERGARLALIDRDPKVAAAAAALVGHGHLGIEADVAEDGAPKQSIDRIAAEFGRIDILVNNAGVARLAPAEEATRADWDLTMQINLTAPFLFSQAAGLHMLKQGSGRIINLASQAASVALQSHVAYCTSKAAIVGMTKVLALEWGPKGITVNAISPTVVETELGRKAWAGDIGEAMKKLIPSRRFAQPEEIALAAFYLATPAAAMINGADLAIDGGYTIQ; encoded by the coding sequence GTGTCCGACGACTTCACCTTCGACAAGGCCTTTTCGCTGACCGGCAAGACCGCGGTCGTGACCGGCGGCGCGAGCGGCATCGGTCTCGCGATCGCGACTCTGTTTGCCGAACGCGGCGCGCGGCTGGCCCTCATCGACCGTGACCCAAAGGTCGCCGCCGCCGCCGCCGCGCTCGTAGGACACGGTCATCTTGGGATCGAGGCGGATGTCGCGGAGGATGGCGCGCCCAAGCAGAGCATCGATCGGATCGCGGCGGAGTTCGGCCGCATCGATATCCTCGTCAACAATGCCGGAGTCGCGCGCCTTGCGCCTGCCGAGGAGGCGACCCGCGCCGATTGGGATCTCACGATGCAGATCAATCTGACGGCGCCCTTCCTGTTTTCGCAGGCGGCGGGCCTGCACATGCTGAAGCAGGGCTCCGGCCGCATCATCAATCTGGCGTCACAGGCCGCCTCGGTGGCGCTGCAATCCCATGTGGCCTACTGCACCAGCAAGGCCGCGATCGTCGGCATGACCAAAGTGCTGGCCTTGGAATGGGGCCCGAAGGGCATCACGGTCAACGCCATCAGCCCGACCGTCGTCGAGACCGAACTCGGGCGCAAGGCTTGGGCCGGTGACATCGGCGAGGCCATGAAGAAGCTCATTCCGTCTCGCCGCTTCGCCCAACCGGAAGAGATCGCGCTTGCGGCGTTTTATCTCGCGACCCCGGCCGCCGCGATGATCAATGGCGCCGATCTCGCCATCGACGGCGGCTACACCATCCAATGA